One genomic segment of Canis lupus baileyi chromosome 9, mCanLup2.hap1, whole genome shotgun sequence includes these proteins:
- the DTD2 gene encoding D-aminoacyl-tRNA deacylase 2 isoform X2: protein MADSCRMPQARALLQQCLHARLQVRPAEGDAESQWVEVFPFLPHPVNTLLNVKLSEAENGKHVSILDLPGNVLIIPQATLGGRVKGRNMQYHSNSGKEEGLELYSQFVTLCEKELAANSKCAEAGVVVEHGTYGNRQVLKLDTNGPYTHLIEF from the exons ATGGCTGACAGCTGCCGGATGCCTCAGGCGCGGGCGCTTCTGCAGCAGTGCCTGCACGCCAGGCTGCAAGTACGCCCAGCCGAGGGCGACGCCGAGAGCCAGTGGGTGGAG gtgtttccctttcttccccaccCAGTTAATACACTATTAAACGTGAAGTTAAGTGAAGCAGAAAATGGCAAGCACGTGTCTATATTGGATCTACCTGGCAATGTTCTTATCATCCCTCAAGCCACCCTTGGGGGGagagtaaaaggaagaaatatgcaGTATCACTCTAACTCTGGAAAAGAAGAAGGCTTAGAACTTTATTCCCAATTTGTGACTCTATGTGAAAAAGAATTAGCTGCCAATAGCAAGTGTGCTGAAGCCGGGGTTGTAGTGGAACATGGTACTTATGGGAACAGGCAAGTGTTAAAGCTGGACACCAATGGACCATACACACACCTAAttgagttttga
- the DTD2 gene encoding D-aminoacyl-tRNA deacylase 2 isoform X1 has product MADSCRMPQARALLQQCLHARLQVRPAEGDAESQWVEVQRGLVIYVCFFKGANKELLPKMVNTLLNVKLSEAENGKHVSILDLPGNVLIIPQATLGGRVKGRNMQYHSNSGKEEGLELYSQFVTLCEKELAANSKCAEAGVVVEHGTYGNRQVLKLDTNGPYTHLIEF; this is encoded by the exons ATGGCTGACAGCTGCCGGATGCCTCAGGCGCGGGCGCTTCTGCAGCAGTGCCTGCACGCCAGGCTGCAAGTACGCCCAGCCGAGGGCGACGCCGAGAGCCAGTGGGTGGAG GTTCAGAGAGGATTAGTaatctatgtgtgttttttcaagggagctaataaagaacTTCTTCCCAAAATGG TTAATACACTATTAAACGTGAAGTTAAGTGAAGCAGAAAATGGCAAGCACGTGTCTATATTGGATCTACCTGGCAATGTTCTTATCATCCCTCAAGCCACCCTTGGGGGGagagtaaaaggaagaaatatgcaGTATCACTCTAACTCTGGAAAAGAAGAAGGCTTAGAACTTTATTCCCAATTTGTGACTCTATGTGAAAAAGAATTAGCTGCCAATAGCAAGTGTGCTGAAGCCGGGGTTGTAGTGGAACATGGTACTTATGGGAACAGGCAAGTGTTAAAGCTGGACACCAATGGACCATACACACACCTAAttgagttttga
- the DTD2 gene encoding D-aminoacyl-tRNA deacylase 2 isoform X3, with protein MSGGIQPCIRLCAPPVQRGLVIYVCFFKGANKELLPKMVNTLLNVKLSEAENGKHVSILDLPGNVLIIPQATLGGRVKGRNMQYHSNSGKEEGLELYSQFVTLCEKELAANSKCAEAGVVVEHGTYGNRQVLKLDTNGPYTHLIEF; from the exons atgagtggtgggatccagccctgcatcaggctctgtgccccACCG GTTCAGAGAGGATTAGTaatctatgtgtgttttttcaagggagctaataaagaacTTCTTCCCAAAATGG TTAATACACTATTAAACGTGAAGTTAAGTGAAGCAGAAAATGGCAAGCACGTGTCTATATTGGATCTACCTGGCAATGTTCTTATCATCCCTCAAGCCACCCTTGGGGGGagagtaaaaggaagaaatatgcaGTATCACTCTAACTCTGGAAAAGAAGAAGGCTTAGAACTTTATTCCCAATTTGTGACTCTATGTGAAAAAGAATTAGCTGCCAATAGCAAGTGTGCTGAAGCCGGGGTTGTAGTGGAACATGGTACTTATGGGAACAGGCAAGTGTTAAAGCTGGACACCAATGGACCATACACACACCTAAttgagttttga
- the GPR33 gene encoding probable G-protein coupled receptor 33 yields MDLINFTDLLNVSTLGRNSTHFPAPASNAIIAFLLCMSVIIGSITNGLYLWVLKFKMKKTVNTLLFFHLILSYFISTLILPFIATTYLQNNHWSFGTAMCKVFNATLSVGMFASIFFLSAISVDRYLLTLHPVWSQLHRTPRWASSIILVIWISAIVLGMPYLIFRETHDDHKGRVTCQNNYAVSPNWESKKMQILGEKIHVAFFIGRFLLGFLLPFFIITLCYKRVANKMKERGLFKSNKPFKVMVTAIISFFVCWMPYHVHQGLLLTKNQSVLLQLTQILTVITISFYAIFSPTLYLLTGENFKNIFKRSILALFESTLSEDFLAERTQNLNSEAYI; encoded by the coding sequence ATGGATCTGATCAACTTTACTGATTTGCTCAATGTCTCCACTTTAGGAAGAAACAGCACTCACTTTCCAGCTCCTGCCTCAAACGCGATCATCGCCTTTCTTCTGTGCATGTCCGTTATAATTGGTTCCATCACCAATGGCCTCTACCTGTGGGTGCTTAAATTCAAGATGAAAAAGACTGTCAATACACTCTTATTTTTTCATCTCATtctctcatattttatttctacgTTGATTCTACCATTTATAGCCACCACCTACCTTCAGAACAATCACTGGAGCTTTGGAACTGCCATGTGCAAGGTCTTCAATGCCACTTTGTCAGTGGGGATGTTTGcctccattttcttcctctcagcCATCAGCGTTGACCGTTACCTTCTCACTCTTCACCCAGTGTGGTCACAGCTGCACCGAACCCCACGCTGGGCTTCCAGCATCATCCTGGTAATCTGGATCTCTGCCATTGTCCTCGGCATGCCCTATTTGATTTTCAGGGAGACACATGATGACCATAAAGGAAGAGTGACCTGCCAAAATAACTATGCTGTGTCTCCTAACTGGGAAAGCAAAAAGATGCAAATATTAGGGGAAAAGATTCATGTAGCCTTTTTCATTGGCCGCTTCTTGCTGGgcttccttctgcctttctttaTCATCACCCTTTGTTATAAAAGAGTAGCCAACAAGATGAAAGAGAGAGGCCTGTTTAAATCCAATAAGCCCTTCAAAGTCATGGTGACTGCCAttatctctttctttgtgtgCTGGATGCCCTACCATGTCCACCAGGGCTTACTTCTCACTAAGAACCAATCAGTACTTTTACAGCTGACTCAGATACTTACAGTGATAACTATTTCTTTCTATGCCATCTTTTCTCCTACACTCTACCTGCTTACTGGGgagaacttcaaaaatattttcaaaaggtcCATTCTTGCTCTGTTTGAGTCAACATTAAGTGAGGACTTTTTGGCAGAAAGGACACAAAACCTAAATTCAGAAGCCTACATTTAA